The proteins below are encoded in one region of Desulfovibrio sp. JC010:
- a CDS encoding tRNA1(Val) (adenine(37)-N6)-methyltransferase, producing the protein MLEDVRKYFPRGLVQPESGFRFSTDSLLISSFVSVSKNARILDLGTGSGVIPLGIMLNHPDKGLTVTGLEINPEMVGAAQENVQKLGFAEEINIAQSDVCTPDFAPAGSYDLVVSNPPYRSEGRGKACPDEDRNKARFEVDCDLDAFAATASRMVRNRGRVCFVFLAERLTELVNSFTRHKLEPKRMKFIHGRVDSPSKVVMIEAVKGGKPGLILESPLVLFEEGTKLTSSAVEYCPFIKK; encoded by the coding sequence ATGCTTGAAGATGTGCGCAAATATTTTCCCCGTGGACTTGTTCAACCTGAGTCCGGCTTTAGATTTTCTACTGATTCCCTTTTGATCAGCAGTTTTGTCTCCGTGTCCAAGAACGCCAGAATCCTCGATCTCGGTACCGGGAGCGGGGTAATTCCGCTGGGCATCATGCTCAACCACCCGGATAAGGGGCTGACCGTTACCGGGCTGGAAATCAACCCGGAAATGGTTGGAGCTGCGCAGGAAAATGTGCAGAAGTTAGGTTTTGCCGAGGAAATAAATATCGCGCAGTCCGATGTCTGTACTCCGGATTTCGCGCCCGCCGGGAGTTACGATCTGGTGGTTTCCAACCCGCCCTACCGTAGCGAGGGGAGGGGGAAGGCCTGCCCGGATGAAGACCGCAACAAGGCCCGTTTCGAGGTTGATTGTGATCTTGATGCATTTGCGGCCACGGCCTCACGCATGGTCCGTAACCGGGGCCGGGTCTGCTTTGTCTTCCTTGCCGAACGGCTGACCGAGCTGGTCAATTCTTTTACCCGCCACAAGCTGGAACCCAAGCGCATGAAGTTTATTCATGGCCGGGTGGATTCACCGTCTAAAGTGGTGATGATCGAAGCCGTGAAGGGGGGTAAGCCGGGGCTTATTTTGGAATCACCCTTGGTTTTGTTTGAAGAAGGTACTAAGCTCACTTCCAGTGCTGTTGAGTATTGTCCTTTTATTAAAAAATAA
- the murJ gene encoding murein biosynthesis integral membrane protein MurJ encodes MTVESNKIVRNASVVAGATLLSRVLGFVRDLIVAFALGAGLPADAFFVAFRIPNLLRRLFGEGSLTMAFVPVFSRVRKEQGEGAAFEMARSAMLWLLLILGALTVLAVVGAKYIVLLIAPGFGDNPELMSLTVDLVRVCFPYVIFICGVALCMGILNSMGHFLAPALAPCMLNVALIGSALIGYFTGNSVALFMAWGVLIGGLLQWMLQQPYLKRMGLNWRGKAELDNPGVKRMGKLMLPTVLGAAVYQINVVLGTLLASFLPVGSVSYLYYADRLVQFPLGVFGIAVGTAALPSLAKLYVEGQHDDFARTLKQSVGLILFISLPAMAGLVSLAEPLIGLLFERGAFDSQAVTATAQALMAYGIGLPFIAMSRPLVSAFYAQEDTRTPVKVAILCLFVNVGVGYLLMQHIAHVGLALAVSISSMLNCLLLAIIMGRRVGLFPLPFVSVMKSVLLSALIGAGAWYSARYDILWFALIPVWMAVYGVGSLLLKSDDARMLVGALRRKI; translated from the coding sequence ATGACAGTCGAATCTAATAAAATTGTCCGCAATGCTTCTGTTGTCGCAGGAGCAACATTGCTTTCAAGGGTCCTTGGCTTTGTCAGGGACCTTATTGTTGCGTTCGCCCTTGGCGCGGGATTGCCTGCGGATGCCTTCTTTGTGGCCTTCCGTATTCCGAACCTGCTGCGCAGGCTGTTCGGGGAAGGTTCCCTGACCATGGCCTTTGTCCCGGTCTTCAGCCGGGTGCGTAAAGAGCAGGGCGAAGGCGCGGCCTTTGAAATGGCCCGCTCGGCCATGCTCTGGCTGCTGCTTATCCTCGGCGCGCTGACCGTACTGGCGGTTGTGGGCGCGAAATACATTGTCCTGCTCATTGCTCCGGGATTCGGCGACAATCCTGAGTTGATGTCCCTTACGGTTGATCTGGTAAGGGTTTGTTTCCCTTATGTTATTTTTATCTGCGGTGTTGCGCTCTGCATGGGCATCCTGAACAGCATGGGCCATTTTCTGGCCCCGGCACTGGCCCCGTGCATGCTCAATGTTGCCCTGATCGGATCGGCACTTATCGGTTATTTCACCGGAAACAGCGTGGCCCTGTTCATGGCTTGGGGGGTGCTCATCGGTGGTCTGCTGCAATGGATGCTGCAACAGCCCTACCTCAAGCGTATGGGGCTTAATTGGCGCGGCAAGGCAGAACTGGATAACCCCGGCGTAAAGCGCATGGGAAAACTCATGCTGCCCACGGTGCTGGGCGCGGCGGTCTACCAGATCAATGTGGTTCTGGGTACGCTGCTGGCTTCCTTCCTGCCCGTGGGATCGGTTTCCTATCTTTATTACGCCGACCGTCTGGTGCAGTTTCCGTTGGGCGTGTTCGGAATAGCCGTGGGCACGGCGGCCCTGCCCAGTCTGGCAAAGCTGTACGTGGAAGGACAGCATGATGATTTCGCCCGGACCCTCAAGCAGAGTGTGGGGCTGATCCTGTTTATCTCTCTGCCTGCAATGGCGGGACTGGTTTCCCTTGCCGAACCGCTTATCGGCCTGCTTTTCGAGCGCGGTGCCTTTGACTCACAGGCCGTAACAGCCACAGCGCAGGCACTCATGGCTTACGGCATCGGCTTACCGTTCATTGCCATGTCCCGCCCGCTGGTTTCCGCCTTCTACGCGCAGGAGGATACCCGCACCCCGGTCAAGGTTGCCATTCTCTGTTTGTTCGTAAACGTGGGTGTCGGTTATCTGCTTATGCAGCATATTGCCCATGTTGGTCTGGCCTTGGCGGTATCCATTTCGTCCATGCTTAATTGCCTGCTGCTGGCAATCATCATGGGCCGCAGAGTTGGTTTATTTCCTTTGCCTTTTGTCAGTGTGATGAAGAGCGTATTATTGAGTGCATTAATCGGCGCGGGGGCGTGGTATTCGGCACGTTACGATATTTTATGGTTCGCACTTATTCCGGTCTGGATGGCGGTGTACGGGGTCGGGTCTTTATTGTTGAAGTCAGACGATGCACGTATGCTAGTTGGTGCTTTGCGAAGAAAGATTTGA
- a CDS encoding metallophosphoesterase produces the protein MSLERVKAKGLFLIGDPHIASTPPGQRLGDFAGDVLAKLEACFKRAEELGMVPLILGDLFHWPRDNGNSLLVDMIGLFGKHKPFVLVGNHDKYQARFTPDVSMAVLDAAGAIRLMSEQGPAFELETPQGLVLVGASPDATPIPKEFDREDGKYIKVVWVTHHNISFPECEKKQHAIKEKPGIDWIINGHIHGPRDSIVAGMTTWANPGNITRLTFSRYALERKMLASIWTPDCEDLEKWEIPHRDFYEVFPDQEFLPEAEDAAAAESKFLQGLERLAWKRTHEGEGLKQFLTDNIDPEEPESTLIWELYTEVTDGNG, from the coding sequence ATGAGTCTTGAGAGAGTCAAAGCCAAAGGGCTGTTCCTCATCGGTGATCCGCACATTGCTTCCACCCCTCCGGGGCAGCGTTTGGGAGACTTTGCCGGGGATGTGCTGGCCAAGCTTGAAGCCTGTTTCAAGCGGGCGGAAGAGTTGGGTATGGTCCCCCTTATTCTCGGTGATCTTTTCCATTGGCCGCGCGATAACGGCAATTCCCTGCTGGTGGATATGATCGGGCTGTTCGGGAAGCATAAGCCGTTTGTGCTGGTGGGTAACCACGATAAATATCAGGCCCGTTTCACCCCCGATGTTTCCATGGCCGTGCTTGATGCCGCCGGGGCCATAAGGCTCATGAGCGAGCAGGGGCCGGCCTTTGAACTTGAGACCCCGCAAGGTCTGGTGCTGGTAGGTGCGTCGCCGGACGCAACGCCGATTCCCAAGGAATTTGATCGTGAGGACGGGAAATATATCAAAGTAGTCTGGGTGACCCATCACAATATTTCTTTTCCTGAGTGCGAAAAAAAACAGCATGCCATTAAGGAGAAGCCGGGCATCGACTGGATTATTAACGGGCATATTCACGGCCCGCGTGATTCCATCGTCGCAGGCATGACCACTTGGGCCAATCCCGGAAATATCACCCGGCTGACCTTTTCCCGTTACGCCCTTGAGCGCAAGATGCTGGCTTCCATTTGGACCCCTGATTGCGAGGATCTTGAGAAATGGGAAATCCCGCATCGTGATTTTTATGAGGTTTTTCCTGATCAGGAATTTTTGCCTGAAGCCGAAGATGCCGCAGCAGCGGAATCAAAATTTTTACAGGGCCTTGAACGTCTGGCATGGAAACGGACCCATGAAGGCGAGGGGCTGAAGCAGTTTTTAACAGACAATATCGACCCGGAAGAGCCGGAAAGCACGCTCATCTGGGAACTCTATACGGAGGTTACCGATGGCAATGGGTAA
- a CDS encoding methyl-accepting chemotaxis protein, translating to MSWKDLRLAYKFAVGFGSVLLLLVLLGGWSISGIGTIVQDAEEVIAGNKLRGDFVQKIVDHLNWANEVNRLLTDKNVHEIDVQTDPRKCGFGKWYYSEERKEAERLVPEIKPLLAKIESHHNKLHKSAIEIEEKYEDVDPDMGGFLREKKVDHLNWMVTVLKQLMDPRSRSITVQADPHKCGLGKWLYSAKVKDLAKQHPEFGVLLEKVYEPHTELHETVKVLNSYLARGDRVGAQEYFTKNVEKYAEETLARIDALIEWHEGELKILAEATNIYATQTVPALKAVQGILTEVRQTVADNIMTDQEMLDAASATRQVVIVVSIVAVIIGLLMAWIIARGILGPLNKGLDFVAEVSEGDLSADVDLDRKDELGHLANGMRNMVHRLRNVVGDVNNASDSVASGSEELSASAESLSQGATEQAASIEEVSSSMEEMAANIKQNAENAVQTEGVAEKSQSQASQSADAVGEAVQAMKSIAEKIMIIEEIARQTNLLALNAAIEAARAGEHGKGFAVVAAEVRKLAERSGIAAAEISELSSSSVVVAEKAGDMLQELVPSISRTAELVQEIAAASNEQNTGVGQINKAIQQLDTVIQQNASASEEMASTSEELSRQGQLLQQAMSFFKLSTGPAPMLPAGSSSPEDDGFDRF from the coding sequence ATGAGTTGGAAGGATTTGAGACTGGCCTATAAATTTGCAGTAGGTTTCGGGTCTGTATTATTGTTGCTGGTCCTGCTTGGTGGCTGGTCCATATCCGGAATCGGGACAATTGTTCAGGATGCTGAAGAAGTTATCGCCGGTAATAAATTGCGCGGTGATTTTGTTCAGAAGATCGTGGATCATCTCAACTGGGCAAATGAAGTCAACAGGCTGCTGACCGATAAAAATGTTCATGAAATTGATGTACAGACAGATCCGCGCAAGTGTGGATTCGGTAAATGGTACTACAGCGAAGAGCGTAAAGAAGCCGAGCGTCTGGTTCCTGAAATTAAACCTCTGCTGGCGAAGATAGAATCCCACCATAATAAGCTTCATAAGTCCGCTATTGAGATTGAGGAAAAATATGAAGATGTTGATCCCGATATGGGTGGCTTTTTAAGAGAAAAGAAAGTCGACCATCTTAATTGGATGGTAACCGTGTTGAAGCAGCTTATGGATCCCCGGAGCAGATCCATAACTGTGCAGGCTGATCCTCATAAGTGCGGACTGGGTAAATGGCTTTATTCAGCAAAAGTTAAAGATTTGGCTAAGCAGCACCCTGAATTCGGGGTTCTTCTGGAAAAGGTCTATGAACCTCACACCGAGTTGCACGAGACTGTTAAAGTGCTTAACTCATATCTGGCCCGTGGAGACCGTGTTGGTGCGCAGGAATACTTCACCAAGAATGTAGAAAAGTATGCCGAAGAAACCCTTGCCAGAATTGACGCCCTGATTGAATGGCATGAAGGCGAACTGAAGATTCTTGCCGAGGCGACCAATATTTATGCAACACAGACTGTCCCCGCATTAAAAGCTGTACAGGGTATCCTGACTGAAGTGCGTCAGACCGTAGCCGACAACATTATGACCGATCAGGAGATGCTTGACGCTGCATCTGCAACCAGACAGGTCGTTATTGTTGTAAGTATCGTTGCTGTAATTATCGGGTTGCTCATGGCATGGATTATCGCCAGAGGAATTCTCGGTCCCCTTAACAAGGGTTTGGATTTCGTGGCTGAGGTCAGCGAAGGTGATCTTTCCGCAGATGTGGATCTGGACCGCAAGGATGAGCTTGGTCATCTTGCCAACGGCATGCGCAACATGGTTCACAGGCTGCGCAACGTTGTTGGTGATGTTAATAACGCATCCGACAGTGTAGCCAGCGGCAGTGAGGAGCTTTCCGCATCCGCAGAGAGTCTTTCTCAAGGCGCAACCGAGCAGGCTGCTTCCATTGAAGAGGTTTCATCTTCCATGGAAGAGATGGCTGCCAACATCAAGCAGAATGCTGAAAATGCTGTCCAGACTGAAGGTGTGGCTGAAAAGTCTCAGTCTCAGGCTTCCCAGAGTGCCGATGCTGTCGGTGAGGCTGTGCAGGCCATGAAGAGTATTGCCGAGAAGATCATGATCATCGAAGAGATTGCCCGCCAGACCAACCTGTTGGCCCTGAATGCCGCAATCGAAGCAGCAAGGGCAGGGGAGCACGGCAAGGGTTTTGCCGTTGTGGCCGCCGAGGTCCGCAAGCTGGCTGAGCGCAGTGGAATCGCTGCTGCCGAGATCAGCGAGCTTTCCTCTTCTTCTGTTGTTGTAGCGGAAAAAGCAGGCGACATGCTTCAGGAATTGGTGCCCAGCATCAGCAGGACTGCCGAGCTGGTGCAGGAGATTGCAGCTGCAAGTAACGAGCAGAATACCGGAGTGGGCCAGATCAACAAGGCTATCCAGCAACTCGATACCGTTATTCAGCAGAACGCTTCCGCTTCTGAGGAAATGGCTTCTACTTCCGAAGAGCTTTCCCGTCAGGGGCAGCTTTTGCAGCAGGCCATGTCCTTCTTCAAGCTGAGCACTGGCCCAGCTCCCATGTTGCCCGCAGGCAGCTCATCTCCTGAAGATGATGGGTTTGATCGGTTTTAG
- a CDS encoding FadR/GntR family transcriptional regulator, with product MFKPIKKVRVSETAAKQLEELIQNKTFVEGEPLPSERQLMKELQVGRGSIREALRILEIKGFIETQPGIGAFVKSYEGDIFSPLSTWLTDNYEALRHFFEVRSLLEPSTARMASERISDADFEELLKTHEEFRKTVEDGDLPRAIMVDADFHRLIGKATGNKVLASIMDALYKSMIEGWKAPLKIPGQPSKSLKEHEEILAAIKNRDGELAAQLMTSHLSEALKALGDAGLNK from the coding sequence ATGTTTAAACCCATCAAGAAAGTCAGGGTTTCTGAAACAGCTGCCAAACAATTGGAAGAGCTGATCCAGAACAAGACTTTTGTTGAAGGCGAACCGCTTCCTTCCGAACGACAGCTCATGAAGGAATTGCAGGTGGGCCGGGGGTCGATCCGTGAAGCACTGCGTATTCTGGAGATAAAGGGATTCATTGAAACCCAGCCCGGTATCGGTGCTTTTGTAAAAAGCTACGAAGGGGATATTTTCAGCCCCCTCTCCACCTGGCTGACTGACAATTACGAGGCTCTACGACATTTTTTCGAAGTGCGCTCCCTGCTGGAACCCAGCACCGCGCGCATGGCTTCAGAACGGATTTCCGATGCCGACTTTGAGGAACTTTTAAAGACCCACGAAGAGTTCAGGAAAACCGTAGAAGATGGGGACCTGCCCCGGGCTATCATGGTGGATGCCGATTTCCACCGTTTGATCGGCAAGGCAACCGGGAACAAGGTTCTCGCATCCATAATGGATGCGCTGTACAAATCCATGATCGAAGGCTGGAAGGCCCCCCTGAAAATTCCGGGGCAGCCCAGCAAAAGCCTGAAAGAGCACGAAGAAATTCTGGCCGCGATCAAGAACAGAGATGGCGAACTGGCCGCACAGCTGATGACCTCCCATTTGAGTGAGGCCCTGAAAGCTCTGGGCGATGCCGGTTTGAATAAATAG
- a CDS encoding ChaN family lipoprotein gives MKKTVPPEMAVFFLPCAGDYLDPVGDPLPFDKLMIEASKADYVLVGEGHTSICDHKAQFEIIEGLTRGQGRVAIGLEMVTAGKQDILNRFNLGQIPVSELPRELDWKNGWRYDFGMFKPIFELAEKRRLTVAGLNFPFRLVKEVREKGLDGLSAEDRAMLPQEVIPPAPEQEEGLKEVLAMHQDRDATDSKQIERFFLVQSLWDTGMAEKAVELRQSSGHPVVILAGGGHVEHGWGIPRRLKLLDPQAKIMTIMPWRGDEFYPTAADSFFYCPPSYESRMGMTVEIRQGRAVITAVKRDRKAYKKGIRPGDILAKAQGIPVTGLTAMHMAGSKAHKEDKPLIFTMDRRGKLFDLDMGRLPRMKKDK, from the coding sequence GTGAAGAAAACTGTACCACCCGAAATGGCCGTATTCTTCCTGCCCTGTGCCGGGGATTATCTCGACCCGGTGGGCGATCCCCTGCCTTTTGACAAGCTCATGATTGAAGCGTCCAAGGCTGATTATGTGCTTGTGGGGGAAGGGCATACCAGCATCTGTGACCACAAAGCCCAGTTTGAAATTATAGAAGGGTTGACCCGTGGGCAGGGCAGGGTTGCCATCGGTCTTGAAATGGTTACTGCCGGTAAACAGGACATTCTCAACCGTTTCAATCTTGGGCAGATTCCTGTTTCGGAATTGCCCAGGGAACTTGATTGGAAAAATGGCTGGCGTTACGACTTCGGCATGTTCAAGCCCATCTTCGAACTGGCGGAAAAGCGCAGGCTGACTGTGGCCGGGCTGAATTTTCCTTTCCGTCTGGTCAAGGAAGTCCGTGAAAAAGGGCTTGATGGACTTTCCGCCGAAGACCGGGCCATGCTGCCGCAGGAAGTCATTCCTCCCGCGCCGGAGCAGGAGGAGGGGTTGAAAGAAGTCCTCGCCATGCATCAGGATCGCGATGCCACCGATTCCAAGCAGATTGAGCGTTTTTTTCTGGTCCAGTCCCTCTGGGATACGGGCATGGCTGAGAAGGCTGTGGAGTTGCGCCAAAGCTCCGGCCATCCGGTGGTCATTCTGGCCGGGGGCGGGCACGTGGAACACGGCTGGGGCATTCCCCGTAGGCTGAAGCTCCTTGACCCGCAGGCCAAAATTATGACCATCATGCCCTGGCGGGGGGATGAATTTTATCCCACAGCGGCGGATTCATTTTTTTACTGCCCGCCGTCCTATGAAAGCCGTATGGGCATGACCGTTGAAATACGTCAGGGCCGCGCGGTGATCACTGCTGTGAAGCGGGACCGCAAAGCCTATAAAAAAGGCATCCGCCCCGGCGATATCCTTGCCAAGGCGCAGGGGATTCCCGTAACCGGCCTCACAGCCATGCATATGGCCGGGTCCAAGGCCCATAAGGAAGACAAGCCGCTGATATTCACCATGGATCGCCGAGGTAAACTGTTTGACCTTGATATGGGTCGGCTGCCCCGCATGAAAAAAGATAAATAA
- a CDS encoding AAA family ATPase, with protein sequence MIKKILLKNFLAHKETEIELGSGLTVLTGPNNSGKSSIVEALRCIATNPLPKHFIRHGAKKARVELEMDDGVRVAWIRKKATAWYEVLRPGDEEWEVYAKFGRNTPEDILNILRLNQVPLEGGKSLDVHIGNQRNPIFLLDQPSSVAAQFFASSSEASHLLAMQTELKNRVRAAKREKKFQQQKMDEIRAELDELQNLPDVNLELETARELKGCMDVLDREIPAVEGFLRRKGELEKLKTNFAAREKELSRLQDVPHLFPSAPLERVVTGMQNLRAHGESLKSRAESLNGLQTPPELFPTQRMEADLARHNQLSFAEKKQSAYCKVLESLESTPQLEDVAALSATISNLERNYVLQGSISRRAAILGPLAEPPELHDFSLLMQVMNNLSALRKTESEARANLTQLEQDEAELNERIEKRLAEIGNCPLCGGDLDAQKMIGDSHES encoded by the coding sequence ATGATCAAAAAAATCCTACTTAAAAATTTTTTAGCCCACAAAGAAACCGAGATTGAACTCGGTTCAGGTCTGACCGTACTTACCGGGCCAAATAATAGCGGTAAATCCTCCATTGTTGAGGCTTTGCGCTGCATTGCCACCAACCCCCTGCCCAAGCATTTCATTCGTCACGGGGCTAAAAAGGCCCGTGTGGAGCTGGAAATGGACGACGGTGTGCGTGTTGCGTGGATTCGCAAGAAGGCCACAGCATGGTACGAAGTGCTGCGCCCCGGCGATGAGGAATGGGAAGTCTATGCCAAGTTCGGACGCAACACCCCGGAAGATATTCTGAATATTTTAAGGCTCAATCAGGTCCCGCTGGAAGGGGGTAAGTCGCTGGATGTTCATATCGGCAACCAGCGCAATCCTATTTTTCTGCTCGACCAGCCTTCGTCGGTTGCGGCCCAGTTTTTTGCGTCTTCGTCCGAGGCTTCGCACCTGCTGGCCATGCAGACGGAATTGAAGAATCGCGTCCGGGCGGCCAAGCGGGAAAAGAAATTTCAGCAGCAGAAAATGGATGAAATCCGGGCTGAGTTGGACGAACTGCAAAACCTTCCCGATGTGAATCTGGAACTGGAAACCGCCCGCGAATTGAAAGGCTGCATGGATGTGCTGGATAGGGAAATCCCGGCGGTTGAAGGCTTTTTGCGGCGTAAGGGTGAGCTTGAGAAGCTAAAAACAAATTTCGCAGCGCGGGAAAAGGAATTGTCCCGGTTGCAGGATGTGCCGCACCTTTTTCCTTCAGCACCGCTGGAACGGGTTGTCACGGGCATGCAGAATCTACGTGCCCACGGGGAAAGTCTGAAATCAAGAGCTGAATCTCTGAACGGCCTGCAAACACCGCCGGAGCTCTTCCCGACACAGCGGATGGAAGCGGACCTTGCACGGCATAATCAACTTTCTTTTGCGGAAAAAAAACAATCCGCATATTGTAAGGTCTTGGAATCGCTTGAATCTACACCGCAGCTGGAAGATGTTGCGGCCCTTTCCGCAACCATCAGCAATCTGGAGCGTAACTACGTTTTGCAGGGAAGTATTTCACGGCGGGCGGCAATTTTAGGACCATTGGCCGAGCCTCCGGAACTTCATGATTTCTCGCTACTTATGCAGGTTATGAACAATCTTTCCGCGTTGCGAAAAACAGAGTCGGAAGCCCGGGCCAATCTGACTCAGCTGGAACAGGATGAAGCTGAACTTAATGAGCGTATTGAAAAACGTCTGGCCGAGATCGGCAATTGTCCGCTCTGCGGCGGTGATCTGGATGCGCAGAAAATGATCGGGGACAGCCATGAGTCTTGA
- a CDS encoding phenylacetate--CoA ligase family protein, which produces MTRKDRTEGIYSRREVLDEGERRQYCALQLKELLTYAYRYSEDVKKRFDRAQFQVDKFKELSDLKHIPILKKKELIFLQSMGPRLGGLLTKDLGELRRIFLSPGPIFDPEDRSDDYWGWTEGFYAAGFRSGDVAQVTFNYHLAPAGLMFEEPLRNLNCAVVPAGPGSTNSQLEIMQKLRVTGYVGTPSYLMHLAQKAEEAGLNLRKDLYLEVAFVTGEKFSEKMRNDLEKKFDLIMRQGYGTADVGCIGYECYHKNGLHITNRAFVEICHPDTGIPLKDGEVGEIVITAFNKTYPLIRLATGDLSYIDRTPCPCGRSTPRLGNIVGRVDTTARIKGMFVYPHQVEQVMAHFEEVKRWQIEVTNPGGIDEMILNIEVSNFKREEELLHMFREKIKLRPILKVLTPGSLPPQIRPIEDKRNWD; this is translated from the coding sequence ATGACTCGTAAAGACCGTACCGAAGGCATCTACAGCCGTCGTGAAGTTCTTGATGAAGGCGAAAGACGTCAATATTGCGCCTTACAGCTTAAGGAACTTCTGACCTATGCCTACCGTTATTCTGAAGACGTAAAAAAACGTTTCGACAGAGCACAGTTTCAGGTCGATAAGTTTAAAGAGCTTTCCGATCTTAAACATATACCTATTTTAAAGAAGAAAGAACTGATCTTCCTGCAGTCCATGGGACCCCGTCTCGGCGGGTTGCTGACCAAAGACCTCGGCGAACTGCGCCGCATCTTTCTGTCTCCCGGTCCTATCTTCGATCCGGAAGACCGTTCTGATGACTACTGGGGATGGACCGAAGGTTTTTACGCCGCGGGTTTCCGTTCCGGCGATGTTGCACAGGTTACCTTCAACTACCATCTGGCTCCTGCCGGACTCATGTTTGAAGAGCCCCTGCGCAATCTGAACTGCGCGGTTGTACCCGCTGGCCCCGGTTCCACCAACAGTCAGCTGGAAATCATGCAGAAGCTGCGCGTTACCGGTTATGTCGGTACCCCCAGCTATCTCATGCACCTTGCCCAGAAGGCGGAAGAAGCCGGCCTGAACCTGCGCAAGGATCTTTACCTTGAAGTTGCATTTGTTACCGGGGAAAAATTCTCCGAAAAAATGCGTAACGATCTGGAGAAGAAATTCGACCTGATCATGCGTCAGGGTTACGGAACCGCAGATGTCGGGTGCATCGGTTACGAATGCTACCACAAGAACGGTCTGCACATCACCAACCGTGCCTTTGTTGAAATCTGCCATCCTGATACCGGTATCCCGCTCAAGGACGGCGAAGTGGGCGAAATCGTCATCACCGCTTTCAACAAGACCTACCCGCTGATCAGGCTCGCCACCGGTGACCTGAGCTACATCGACCGCACCCCCTGTCCCTGCGGACGTTCCACACCGCGCCTCGGCAACATCGTAGGTCGCGTGGACACCACCGCACGCATCAAGGGTATGTTCGTGTACCCCCATCAGGTGGAGCAGGTCATGGCCCACTTCGAAGAAGTCAAACGCTGGCAGATCGAAGTTACCAACCCCGGCGGCATTGATGAAATGATCCTTAACATTGAGGTCTCCAACTTCAAGCGCGAAGAAGAACTGCTGCATATGTTCCGCGAGAAGATCAAGCTGCGCCCCATCCTCAAGGTTCTGACTCCCGGCTCACTGCCCCCGCAGATCAGACCCATTGAAGATAAGCGTAACTGGGATTAA
- the mutM gene encoding bifunctional DNA-formamidopyrimidine glycosylase/DNA-(apurinic or apyrimidinic site) lyase, whose amino-acid sequence MPELPEVEVISRGLAQSLEGKTIESVKILNHSSVKMPWYLFSSRVAGEKITRIHRRAKLLIMDLGEDLHVTFHLKMTGRVLAHEGPTTPEPHTRIVFGLTDGGSIEFHDTRKFGEVRALNNDELQEWDFYKTLGPEPLEVTAEELAERIVGRKAQIKGLLLNQSVVAGCGNIYADEALFRSGIHPKAKASDLSQESLVKLFSELQAVLKQAIQENGSSIRDYVDAGGDAGGFQNSFKAYGKKGEPCPDCGKVFEGATVAGRSSTFCSDCQKMSD is encoded by the coding sequence ATGCCAGAATTACCGGAAGTAGAAGTAATATCCCGTGGTCTTGCCCAGTCCCTTGAGGGCAAGACAATTGAATCCGTAAAAATCCTCAACCACAGTTCCGTGAAGATGCCGTGGTATCTTTTTTCTTCCCGCGTTGCCGGGGAGAAGATCACCCGTATCCATCGCCGGGCCAAGCTTTTGATCATGGATCTCGGTGAAGACCTGCACGTCACTTTTCATCTCAAGATGACCGGGCGTGTTCTGGCCCACGAAGGACCGACCACCCCTGAGCCGCACACCCGCATAGTTTTCGGCCTCACCGACGGCGGCTCCATCGAATTTCACGATACCCGCAAATTCGGTGAAGTACGCGCCTTGAACAACGATGAGTTGCAGGAATGGGATTTTTACAAGACTCTTGGTCCCGAGCCGCTGGAAGTAACCGCCGAAGAGCTTGCCGAGCGCATTGTCGGTCGCAAGGCCCAGATCAAAGGGCTGCTGCTCAACCAGTCCGTGGTAGCCGGGTGCGGAAACATCTACGCCGATGAAGCCCTGTTTCGTTCCGGCATTCATCCCAAGGCCAAGGCTTCCGATCTTTCGCAGGAGTCTCTGGTAAAACTGTTCAGCGAGCTGCAAGCCGTGCTCAAGCAGGCCATTCAGGAGAACGGCAGTTCCATCCGCGATTACGTGGATGCAGGAGGAGATGCCGGGGGATTCCAGAACAGTTTCAAAGCTTACGGCAAGAAAGGCGAACCCTGCCCCGATTGCGGCAAAGTTTTTGAAGGTGCGACAGTAGCGGGGCGTAGTTCCACTTTTTGTTCTGATTGCCAAAAGATGAGTGACTAG